ATCGAAACCGCGGGCCAGGGTCTCGTCGCTGGTGTGGGTGCCTTTGATGATTTCCACCAGGGGCATCTTGTCCACGGGGCTGAAGAAGTGCAGGCCGATAAACCTGGATGGGGCCGGCACCGCCGTGGCCAGGCCGCTGATGGGCAAGGTGGAAGTGTTGGAGGCGATCACCGCATCGGCACCGACCACGCTTTGCGCAGCCGCCGTGACCCTGGCCTTGAGTTCGCGCTCTTCGAACACGGCCTCGATGATCAGGTCACAGCCGGCCAGGTCAGCGTCATCCTGCGTAGGGTGAATGCGCGCCAGGATGGCTTCGCGCTGTTCGGCGGTCAATTGCCCACGGCTGACTTTCTTGTCCAGCAAGGCAGAGCTATGGGCTTTGCCTTTTTCGGCGGCGGCGAGATTGATGTCTTTGAGCACCACCTCGACCCCCGCACAGGCACTGACATAGGCGATGCCCGCACCCATCATCCCGGCGCCGAGTACACCGAGCTTACGGGTGACATGAGGGGCAAAACCCTGTGGGCGTGAGCTGCCGGCGTTGATTTCATTGAGCTGAAACCAGAAGGTGCCGATCATGTTTTTCGCCACTTGCCCGGTCACCAGTTCGGTGAAGTAGCGGGTTTCGATCAGGTGTGCGGTGTCGAAATCCACCTGGGCACCTTCGACGGCGGCGCAGAGGATTTTCTCGGGTGCCGGGAAGCAGCCATTGGTTTTACTGCGCAAAATCGACGGGGCAATGGCGAGCATCTGCGCGACTTTGGGGTTGGACGGCGTGCCGCCAGGGATCTGATACCCCTTGTTGTCCCAGGGTTGCCTGGCCTCGGGATTGGCGAGAATCCACGCACGGGACTTGCTCAGCAGTTGCTCGCGATCGGCTGCCAGTGCATCAATCAAGCCGGCTTGCAGGGCCTGGGCTGGCCGGACTTTTTTGCCTTCGAGCAAATACGGCAAGGCTTTTTCCAGGCCCAGCATCCGCACCATGCGCACCACCCCGCCGCCGCCCGGCAACAGGCCAAGGGTGACTTCGGGCAGGCCCAACTGTACGGACTTGTCGTCCAGCGCGACCCGATGATGGCAGGCCAGGCAAATTTCCCAGCCGCCGCCCAGGGCCGCGCCATTGATCGCGGCCACCACCGGCTTGCCGAGGGTTTCCAGGCGGCGTAACTGCGCCTTCAACACCAGCACGCTGTCATGGAAATCCTTGGCGTGGGCCTTGTCGACCTTGATCAGTTCATTGAGATCGCCACCGGCAAAAAAGGTCTTCTTGGCCGAGGTGATCACCACCCCGGCAATCTGGTCCTTTTCTGCTTCCAGGCGCGTGACGGTCGCCGCCATCGCTTCGCGGTAGACGGCGTTCATGGTGTTGGCGCTCTGGCCGGGCATGTCCAGGGTCAGTACCACGATCTGGTCCTGGCCTTTTTCGTAACGAATGGCATCGGTCATGACAAATTCCTTGGGCTCAGAGGCGTTCGATGATGGTGGCGATACCCATGCCACCGCCGACACACAGGGTGGCCAGGCCGTAGCGTTGCTGGCGCACCTCCAGCTCGTCGAGCAAGGTGCCGAGGATTGCGCAACCGGTGGCGCCCAACGGGTGACCCATGGCGATGGAGCCGCCGTTGACGTTGACCCGTGCGGCGTCGATGCCCATGTCTTTGATGAACTTGAGCACCACCGAGGCAAACGCTTCGTTGACTTCGAACAGGTCGATGTCTTCTACCCGCAGGCCGGCCTTGGCCAGTGCCTTGCGGGTCGCCGGTGCGGGGCCGGTGAGCATGATGGTCGGGTCGGTGCTGGTGACTGCCGTGGCGACAATGCGCGCCCGCGGTTGCAGGCCCAACTCGCGCCCCTTGGCCTCGGAGCCGATCAACATCAATGCCGCGCCATCAACGATGCCGGAGCTGTTGCCCGGCGTGTGCACATGGTCAATGCGTTCCACATGGCTGTAGACCCGCAGCGCGGTGGCGTCAAAGCCCATCTGGCCCATCATTTCGAAGCTGGGCTTGAGCTTGCCCAAGCCTTCAAGGGTGGAGTCGCCACGGATAAATTCGTCATGATCCAGCAGCACGATGCCGTTCTGATCCTGCACCGCGATCAGCGACTTGCTGAAGGAACCGTCCGCTCGGGCCCTGGCGGCTTTCTGTTGCGACAGCAGGGCAAAGCTGTCCACATCCTGGCGAGTGAACCCTTCCAGCGTGGCAATCAGGTCAGCGCCAATACCTTGAGGGGTGAAGTGGCTGTGCATATTGGTTTGCGGGTCGAGCACCCAGGCGCCGCCATCGCTGCCCATGGGCACGCGGGACATGGATTCGACGCCACCCACCACGACCAGATCTTCGAAGCCGGAACGCACTTTCATTGCCCCCAGGTTGACCGCTTCCAGCCCCGAGGCGCAGAAGCGATTGACCTGGACGCCGGCGACGCTGATGTCCCAGTCAGCCACCAGGGCGGCGGTCTTGGCGATATCGGCGCCCTGGTCGCCCACCGGCGTGACGCAGCCCAGGACAATGTCATCCACTTGGCGGGTGTCGAGGTCGCTGCGTTGTGCCAGCGCCGTGAGCAAGCCGGCCACCAGGTTTACCGGTTTGACGCTGTGCAAGGCACCATCGGCCTTGCCTTTGCCCCGGGGCGTGCGTATCGCATCAAAGATCAAAGCTTGGGTCATGACATCCTCGAACCGCTGTGGGTGTATGCCCCTACCTTAGGCCCGATTGACACGGTTTCAATGACGGATGCGCTCATTGCTTTTGACCCCCTCGCTCGGACGAACGGTAGGTAGCTACGGGAATTACCTGATTAATCGTTTTAGCTGTCTAGCCCTAGGGCTCGCGCCAAGATGGCAATAAGCCTCATGCCGTTTTTAGCGCAAATGCTGATTAGTTGATATGAAATGGATCTAAGCGAAGAAGATCGGGCGCTCTAAGGTTGAACCTGTAGGACACTGCTGCCGGGTTTTGCTGGAGCAGTTGTAAGAAAAGTGCAATGTCATCTCGCGATACTGAAATAAACCGGCACGCATTTGACGCTCAGGAATAACAACAAATAGGCAGTCAGCCATGTTCAAACATTCGAAAGTACGTCAGGCGGGACTTATTCTGTTCGCCACCACACTGATTCTGATCTTGCCCAATTTAACCAAGGTTATCGGGTGACGATCCAGCATCCGGTCTTCGTGCTCACACAGCATCGGGCCAGCAGCGTTTGGCAGCACCTGCCGGGATATTGCGCTTAGCGTTCCCGTTGCGGGCGCTGTCTTTTTACCTGTGCGTTTCGGGTATCTTGTGCGCTATCGCCATTTATCGTCGGGCCTGTGCCGTGAAACTGATCCTCGCTTTTTTTACTGCTTTGCTGAGCCTACCCGCTGCGGCTGCGCAATTGACCATTGAGCTGGACCACGCCAGCAAGACCTGGCAGACCGCGCAGTTGCTCAAGCACCCCGAGGCGCAGGACGTACAAATCGTCGACGACGTGTCTTACAAGCGCAACATGACCTATCGCGCGGTGCCCCTGGCGGTACTCCTGCCGGGCCTGAAGCCTGCGAACCACCTGCAAGCCGTTGCCCTTGATGGCTTTGCCGCCGAACTCACCGCCGCGCCCTTGTTGGAAAAAACCGGTGCACGCGCCTGGCTGGCCGTGGAAGACCCGGCCCATCCGTGGCCGGCGCTGGC
This genomic stretch from Pseudomonas synxantha BG33R harbors:
- a CDS encoding 3-hydroxyacyl-CoA dehydrogenase NAD-binding domain-containing protein, whose translation is MTDAIRYEKGQDQIVVLTLDMPGQSANTMNAVYREAMAATVTRLEAEKDQIAGVVITSAKKTFFAGGDLNELIKVDKAHAKDFHDSVLVLKAQLRRLETLGKPVVAAINGAALGGGWEICLACHHRVALDDKSVQLGLPEVTLGLLPGGGGVVRMVRMLGLEKALPYLLEGKKVRPAQALQAGLIDALAADREQLLSKSRAWILANPEARQPWDNKGYQIPGGTPSNPKVAQMLAIAPSILRSKTNGCFPAPEKILCAAVEGAQVDFDTAHLIETRYFTELVTGQVAKNMIGTFWFQLNEINAGSSRPQGFAPHVTRKLGVLGAGMMGAGIAYVSACAGVEVVLKDINLAAAEKGKAHSSALLDKKVSRGQLTAEQREAILARIHPTQDDADLAGCDLIIEAVFEERELKARVTAAAQSVVGADAVIASNTSTLPISGLATAVPAPSRFIGLHFFSPVDKMPLVEIIKGTHTSDETLARGFDFVLQIKKTPIVVNDSRGFFTSRVFGTFTNEGIAMLGEGVAAPMIETEARKAGMPVGPLAVSDEVSLSLMSHIRQQTAKDLQAEGKALPNHPATAVIDLLVNEYKRTGKAAGGGFYDYPAGGQKHLWPELKTRFERPGNRISPQDVRDRLLFIQAIETVRCVEEGVLMSTADANVGSIFGIGFAAWSGGALQFINQYGLNDFVARARYLAEEYGERFSPPALLLEKAAQGEVFG
- a CDS encoding acetyl-CoA C-acetyltransferase produces the protein MTQALIFDAIRTPRGKGKADGALHSVKPVNLVAGLLTALAQRSDLDTRQVDDIVLGCVTPVGDQGADIAKTAALVADWDISVAGVQVNRFCASGLEAVNLGAMKVRSGFEDLVVVGGVESMSRVPMGSDGGAWVLDPQTNMHSHFTPQGIGADLIATLEGFTRQDVDSFALLSQQKAARARADGSFSKSLIAVQDQNGIVLLDHDEFIRGDSTLEGLGKLKPSFEMMGQMGFDATALRVYSHVERIDHVHTPGNSSGIVDGAALMLIGSEAKGRELGLQPRARIVATAVTSTDPTIMLTGPAPATRKALAKAGLRVEDIDLFEVNEAFASVVLKFIKDMGIDAARVNVNGGSIAMGHPLGATGCAILGTLLDELEVRQQRYGLATLCVGGGMGIATIIERL